Genomic DNA from Panthera leo isolate Ple1 chromosome E3, P.leo_Ple1_pat1.1, whole genome shotgun sequence:
TCTCATCTCTTTCAGGAGAATAGAAGATGCCATCTTTCCTCCTAACCACTTTCTTCCCTTCATTTGTCTGAGAAGGCAACAAGAAAACACAATCATGGCTCCTGATCATGCATACAGGGAGAATTTGGCTCATCAACTGTCAAGAACACTACCAAAATAGTTTCAGCAGCaagggtgagagaaaaaaaaaaaaaaaagggacaagcATTGGATCCTATGAAGTTGTCTTTCCAGAGTCACTTTTTCCTTGATTCAGAGCTGCACGTAGGGCAGTGTTCCTCAGGTTCCCTTCCTCTACAAGCTTCTATCCCAAGTCAGACAGGACTGGAGAGTTCTTAGCTCCCTTAAAGGCCAGATGGTTCTCTCCTTCTCCTGAACTCCATCACCCTCACGTGGAAGTAACTCCCATAGGATCCCTGTCTCCCTGTGAGAAAATCCAGGAACTAGGGACTACGGATCCCACTTCAGGGAAGGTGGAAGGGAGAAGCAGGTGATAGAAAAGAAAGCCGCCTCCTTTCTGCGGGAGGATCCGCCAACTGGCCCTTTCAGCACCAGAAACGTGTGGGAGAAAGGAAAGTGCTGGGAAAGGAAGTATGCGGGAGACCGGGGTAGGAAGGTTGTGTGTCTCCAGGTCCCTGGCTTTCTTCAAAAAGGCGAGACGGAATGAAAGGTAAATAGGGGCGGGAAAAGTTCTGAAAGCATACGCCCGACTCTAAGGCAGACGCCAAGCGCCTCCCACTCAGCCCGCTGGCGCTTCTGGCCGCGGGGGTAGGTGGAGCCAGCCTGCGCCCCCTCCACCCAATCAGAAAGGTGCCTCGCGTTCCCTGGCGACCATTAGTGCCTAGCAGTTGGTGTAGAGGGAGGAGGCGGGACGATCGAGCTCTACCGGCCAATCGCTGTAGTCCCTGGGAGGTAGAGGCCGTGTCTCTGGAAACCGGAGGCGGGGCTGTTTCCCTGGCAACGATCCTAGCCCTCCCGGAGGGGGTAGGGTGGAGATTAGGAGGAACcgagaggggagggggccaggaggAGTCGGGGTGGGCGCGCCGATGTGGAGAAGTAGAGTTcgggtttgggggtgggagggaggtccCAGACTCAGGAGCACAACACGGGGAGTCCGTCCAGGTTCCCGAGGCGCGGCCGGAGCTGACCCTAAGGCCCGAGAGGGGAGGGGAGCTAGACACCGCCCCCGCTGGCGCCGGGAAGCGTCGCTCCTTCTCGCTGACCTTGGTCTCGCTTGTCGCCTCGCCCTTGGCCACAGGCACTGACGGACGCAGGGCTCTGGAGACGGATAGATAGGCTCCTGGATGGACGGAGACCTAGGGGACAGCACACAAAGTGCCCCAGCCTTTCCCGCCGGCTCCAGGGCGCCCCGTCATCCCCCACCTCAACCACGGGGCCATCCAGCCCAGGGTTAATGCCAACGAGTTTCCACCTCCAGCCGCTCCTAGAGAGGCCGTGGCGCTAGCCAGCGGGGGAAACTGGCCGCGGACGGACACTTCCTgtgcgggagggggagggggtcggACAGCCGCAGCCCAGCCGGGGCTGGGGGGCCAGACGGCGGGGTCGCGGGCGGGGAGCGACGTTCGGGGGCGGCAGGGCGAGTCGTGAAGACCCTCATCTCCGAGGCCACGACGCTCGGGGGCCTTTGAGGGCCCCAGGGCAAGGCGAGACCttgtgggtgggggcggggccgcgggtaGGGGAGGGGCCCGGCCGGCCGGAGAGGCCCAGGGTCAAGACGTCCGGCCTCAGGGGCCCGGGCTGGGCAGCCGGGTCCCCTGGGCGGCGCTGAACAGGCGGGCGGCGAGGGCCCGGGTCTCAGGGCACTCAGGCCTGGTCGCAGGATCGTCCGCCATCGCCGCCGCCGCAGCACTGGGAGCCGGCGGGGATGGAACGGGAGGCGTCGCCGTGGGGCCTCGAGCCCGGGGATGTGCAAAGTCCTGATGAACTGGGGAGCCCTGAAGGGTCCCTCAAAGGTGAGGGAGGGAACGCCTCTCCGGGGAGCGTGCCTGGGAGCGGGAGAGGGGGCTGTGGGccgtgggaggggtagagagccgTGGGCTTGGACACTTGGGACTTGGaagaggcgggggcggggactGGATGTCCTGGGTCGGCTAAGGGGGAGGTGGGAATTTCAGCACTTGCTCAAGGGCCAGCGAccctgctggaggaggagggagaggtttGTGACAACTAGTGTTGGGACCAAATGACCTTCCAGGCCCCACGCAATATGGGTTTTCTGTAATTCTCTGATCCTGCAGGCAACGTGAGtgagaatgaggaagaagaaatgtctCAACAAGAAGGCACTGGGGACTATGAGGTCGAAGAGATACCCTTTGGGCTTGAGCCCCAGAGCCCTGGGTTTGAGCCACAGAGCCCCCAGTTTGAGCCCCAAAGCCCCAGGTTTGAGCCTGAAAGCCCAGGTTTTGAGTCCCGAAGCCCTGGGTGTGTGCCCCCAAGCCCTGAATTTGCACCCAGAAGCCCTGAATCAGATTCTCAGagccctgagtttgagccccaaagcCCTAGGTATGAGCCCCAAAGCCCTGGGTATGAACCCAAGAGCCCTGGATATGAACCCCGGAGCCCTGGGTATGAACCCAAGAGCCCTGGATATGAACCCCAGAGTCCTGGATATGCACCCCAGAGCCCAGGATATGAGCCCCAGAATCCTGAGTTCAAAACCCAGAGCCCTGAATTTGAAGCTCAAAGTTCCAAATTTCAGGAAGGTGCGGAGATGCTTCTGAATCCGGAGGAAAAGAATCCCTTGAGCATCCCCTTGGGAGTCCATCCCTTGGACTCCTTCACCCAGGGGTTTGGGGAGCAGCCCACAGGGGCCCTGCCCCTAGGGCCACCTTTTGAGATGCCCACAGGGGCCCTACTGGCTACACCCCAGTTTGAGATGCTCCAGAATCCCCTGGCCCTAACCGGGACCCTTCGGGGGCCAGGCCGGCGGGGTGGCCGggccaggggtgggcagggccctCGGCCTAACATCTGTGGTATCTGTGGGAAGAGCTTTGGGCGGGGCTCCACCCTGATCCAGCACCAGCGCATCCATACGGGTGAGAAGCCCTATAAATGTGAGGTCTGTAGCAAGGCCTTCTCCCAGAGCTCTGACCTCATCAAACACCAGCGCACCCACACGGGCGAGCGGCCCTACAAGTGTCCCCGTTGCGGCAAGGCCTTCGCTGACAGCTCTTACCTGCTTCGCCACCAGCGCACCCACTCTGGTCAGAAGCCCTACAAGTGCCCGCACTGTGGCAAGGCCTTCGGTGACAGCTCCTACCTCCTGCGGCACCAGCGCACCCACAGCCACGAGCGGCCCTACAGCTGCCCCGAGTGCGGCAAGTGCTACAGCCAGAACTCTTCCCTGCGCAGTCACCAGAGGGTGCACACTGGGCAGAGGCCCTTCAGCTGTGGCATCTGTGGCAAGAGCTTCTCGCAGCGCTCGGCACTTATCCCCCACGCCCGCAGCCACGCGCGTGAGAAGCCCTTCAAGTGCCCTGAGTGCGGCAAGCGCTTCGGCcagagctctgtgctggccatCCATGCCCGCACCCACCTTCCAGGCCGCACCTACAGCTGCCCCGACTGCGGCAAGACCTTCAACCGCTCCTCCACGCTGATTCAACACCAGCGCTCCCACACGGGCGAGCGGCCCTACAGGTGCGCCGTGTGCGGCAAGGGCTTCTGCCGCTCTTCCACGCTGCTGCAGCATCACCGGGTCCACAGCGGGGAGCGGCCCTACAAGTGCGATGACTGTGGAAAGGCCTTCTCGCAGAGCTCCGACCTCATCCGCCACCAGCGGACCCACGCAGCTGGCCGCCGCTGACCTGGGACCCCtccgggggcggggaggcagtgGGCTGACGAGAAGGGGACAGGAAGCTAGAGAAACCTTTAGAAGGAATAGTGGAAAAGCTGGAGGAGGTTGGAGGAGTGGAGGGCCAGGGTGGAGGAAGTCACGAGCCCTGGAGACTTATGGGAAACGGGCTATGGAGAGGGGTTGGAGAGTGGCCAAGCAGGCGGTGGGAGGCTCTGGGAGAGATCCAGAAAAGAGGTCAGCAGAGATCTGGCCTCGGCGGCAGCATGCCCCTTGGTGGGTGCCTGGCTTGGCGAAGTGctaggcagggaggggggaggggggagggttaCTTAGAGCGGGGTAGCTTAGTTTGGTAGCTACTGAGACCCTCGTTGAGTCAGGAAGGGGTGAGGGtaagtggggtggggagtgggaccctggggtggggcctgggcctcGGTGCAAACCCCGGCCTCCCTTGTCTTCCTCAGGCTTTGGAGCCCCTGAATTTGAGTTCAATAAAAACCTTTATGTGGTAAAAGAGACTTGTCCTTAAAATGTGTGTATGGACAGTGGCCTGGGCAGTGGGAGACACTCGGTGGCAACTATACAGTGAAAGCCATAGGGCCTTGTTTGGGAAGTGCTTTTATGTTCCACGTGTCACGAGAATCTTATAATCCGATGCTCCGGAGACGTGACCTTCCCATATCTTCCCAGGTTCATGTCTCATGCTTTGAATCCTGCACACGGAGGGCGCTCAGTGTGGGAGGTGCGAGAAAGCCTTCAACTTTGTGGGATATCCGTCTTACCAAACAGAGGGGCTGGTCTGTCCTTGGACCAGAGAACAGACCCCGTTCTCGTATCCAGGCCTAGAGCCTGGGTTCCATCTCCatcgctctctcctctccccagcggGAACCTCTAACCCTCACTTAGGGCGGACCCTGAGTCACCAGAACTGCAGGGAGTGTGTGCAGTTCCGACCCCACCTGTAGGGGGCACGTGTGGGACCAAGCGTGAGGATTGGACAAGTCTAGCCTTTAAAACCCAcccacctggggcacctggctggctcagtcagttaagggtctgactcttgatttggctcagttcgtgatctcgcggtttgtgagatagagtgtcgggctctgagctgacagtgtggagcctgcttgcgattctctccctctttctcactctgccactcccctgccctctctctctcaaaataaataaactgaaaaaaaaaa
This window encodes:
- the ZNF768 gene encoding zinc finger protein 768, coding for MEREASPWGLEPGDVQSPDELGSPEGSLKGNVSENEEEEMSQQEGTGDYEVEEIPFGLEPQSPGFEPQSPQFEPQSPRFEPESPGFESRSPGCVPPSPEFAPRSPESDSQSPEFEPQSPRYEPQSPGYEPKSPGYEPRSPGYEPKSPGYEPQSPGYAPQSPGYEPQNPEFKTQSPEFEAQSSKFQEGAEMLLNPEEKNPLSIPLGVHPLDSFTQGFGEQPTGALPLGPPFEMPTGALLATPQFEMLQNPLALTGTLRGPGRRGGRARGGQGPRPNICGICGKSFGRGSTLIQHQRIHTGEKPYKCEVCSKAFSQSSDLIKHQRTHTGERPYKCPRCGKAFADSSYLLRHQRTHSGQKPYKCPHCGKAFGDSSYLLRHQRTHSHERPYSCPECGKCYSQNSSLRSHQRVHTGQRPFSCGICGKSFSQRSALIPHARSHAREKPFKCPECGKRFGQSSVLAIHARTHLPGRTYSCPDCGKTFNRSSTLIQHQRSHTGERPYRCAVCGKGFCRSSTLLQHHRVHSGERPYKCDDCGKAFSQSSDLIRHQRTHAAGRR